In Cydia pomonella isolate Wapato2018A chromosome 27, ilCydPomo1, whole genome shotgun sequence, a single genomic region encodes these proteins:
- the LOC133532567 gene encoding uncharacterized protein LOC133532567 isoform X2 has product MESAPVQGAEIESICVKIEPCEDVCITDEPRFETVVVKIEPDLEYVNVQDEPRCEDVSTKAEPSSSYVYVKIEPLDVSAADHAVKDEPALGPELVERSGVGHVPTGKSTPKRPFGKVADSKMEITVLQKQILEEEYVNKKKQWAFEEEERQHKREMRDLEKKLLLKKLQIQ; this is encoded by the exons ATGGAGTCGGCGCCGGTACAGGGCGCAGAGATAGAGAGTATTTGCGTGAAGATTGAGCCCTGCGAGGATGTGTGCATAACAGATGAGCCCAGATTCGAGACGGTGGTTGTGAAAATTGAGCCGGACCTGGAATATGTGAATGTACAAGACGAGCCCAGGTGCGAGGATGTGTCCACAAAAGCCGAACCTTCGTCTTCATATGTGTATGTCAAAATCGAGCCGCTAGACGTGAGCGCCGCCGACCACGCCGTAAAAGATGAGCCCGCGCTCGGCCCCGAGCTAGTGGAGCGGAGCGGCGTGGGCCACGTACCAACAG GTAAGTCAACACCTAAGCGGCCATTTGGAAAAGTAGCTGATTCTAAGATGGAAATTACTGTACTGCAGAAGCAAATTTTAGAGGaagaatatgtaaataaaaaaaaacaatgggcCTTTGAAGAAGAGGAAAGGCAGCATAAAAGGGAAATGCGGGACTTAGAAAAAAAGTTGTTGCTGAAGAAACTTCAAATTCAatga
- the LOC133532562 gene encoding uncharacterized protein LOC133532562 isoform X2, protein MDKDISNVGTQYIICECGDNFPNEKFLNIHLANNHGEVESFLCDECPEVFTSNNSLSYHKRSHEKRGEASGRPETIKTYGRKTPLKKEPVEKKPPVLKLKNLRRIDSISLIENLKSLGGIIKIEHAPSVPDPKPPEPEAEPEPEAEPVLEEAMDEGQVVVKNEAMEETEEIYYQCDVCNSIFYTEWDFNIHYQSKHALKLEPSSSAELILEQHLVSDHGVEGIKTEAEATAYYYECELGKEEIHKPAPSTITGGKSVTNTVRMTDSVKPDDVEKLNKTEMTAQVQEHSENDKEFAQNSEPSHTVSLKGCKDANTVQTTDNILDVNTNIDTKLELTGNDQHNDLLKVVGEKETKKKYRPKKKKRGRPPTYDVYANMPPGLSRYQIEKLAKERKIQARKEQLRAASRTYLKKLGVEQRREMAARYKRNNPERVAEISRESSAKYKRNNPEKAAEINRKSSAKYASRHPEVSRRASKKFYEKKKLDKLGIKVEVSEVKVEVSEVEVRVSEVEAECESILGF, encoded by the exons ATGGATAAAGACATTTCTAACGTAGGAACTCAGTACATTATCTGTGAATGTGGTGATAATTTTCCAAATGAAAAGTTCCTGAATATACACCTGGCGAACAATCATGGAGAAGTGGAAAGCTTTCTATGCGATGAG TGCCCCGAAGTATTCACAAGCAACAACAGCCTCAGCTACCACAAAAGAAGCCATGAGAAGAGAGGAGAGGCTTCCGGGAGACCCGAGACAATCAAGACTTACGGTCGGAAGACTCCGCTGAAAAAGGAACCGGTTGAGAAGAAGCCTCCGGTTCTCAAGCTCAAGAACTTGAGGAGGATAGATTCCATCAGTTTGATAGAGAATTTGAAGTCACTGGGAGG GATTATCAAAATAGAACATGCTCCAAGCGTACCAGACCCTAAACCGCCTGAGCCTGAAGCCGAGCCTGAGCCTGAAGCCGAGCCCGTGCTTGAGGAAGCGATGGATGAGGGTCAGGTGGTGGTGAAGAATGAGGCCATGGAGGAGACGGAGGAGATATACTACCAGTGTGATGTG TGCAACTCTATATTCTACACGGAATGGGACTTCAACATCCACTACCAGAGCAAGCACGCACTGAAGCTGGAGCCCAGCTCCTCCGCCGAGCTAATCTTGGAGCAGCACCTCGTCAGCGACCACGGAGTAGAGGGCATCAAGACCGAGGCCGAGGCCACTGCCTACTACTATGAGTGTGAACTG GGGAAAGAAGAGATACACAAACCAGCACCGAGCACTATCACAGGAGGCAAATCTGTCACCAACACAGTCCGAATGACAGATTCTGTCAAACCAGACGATGTTGAAAAATTGAACAAAACAGAAATGACAGCTCAGGTACAAGAACATTCAGAAAATGATAAAGAATTTGCACAGAATTCAGAACCATCTCATACTGTCAGTTTAAAAGGCTGTAAGGATGCAAATACTGTTCAAACGACAGATAATATTCTAGACGTTAATACAAATATAGATACCAAATTAGAACTAACGGGCAATGATCAACATAATGATTTACTGAAAGTAGTCGGAGAGAaggaaacaaagaaaaaatatagaCCAAAGAAAAAGAAACGTGGCAGACCGCCAACATACGACGTGTACGCTAACATGCCTCCAGGACTAAGCAGGTATCAGATTGAAAAGCTAgctaaagaaagaaaaatacaagCAAGAAAAGAACAGCTAAGAGCAGCGTCAAGGACTTATCTTAAGAAACTTGGTGTTGAACAGCGCAGAGAAATGGCCGCTAGATATAAAAGGAATAACCCAGAGCGCGTAGCGGAAATTAGCAGAGAATCATCTGCTAAATATAAAAGGAATAATCCAGAAAAAGCTGCTGAAATTAATAGAAAATCAAGTGCTAAATATGCTAGTCGTCACCCCGAAGTATCGAGGAGGGCTAGCAAGaaattttacgagaagaagAAATTGGATAAGTTGGGAATTAAAGTCGAAGTTAGTGAAGTAAAAGTGGAAGTTAGTGAAGTGGAAGTGAGAGTTAGTGAAGTGGAAGCTGAATGTGAAAGTATTTTAGGTTTTTAG